A region of Micromonospora sp. WMMD882 DNA encodes the following proteins:
- a CDS encoding biotin-dependent carboxyltransferase family protein, which translates to MIEILRAGALTTVQDQGRPGYAHLGVPRSGALDPAALRLANRLVGNPEPAAGLEITLTGCELRLGRAATVALTGAPADLRVTCPARCRCRLPAIRSGRDPADQPGPAHRLGRPPADRAVDVGRPLSLPASTVLRIGPARHGLRSYLAVSGGIAVETVLGSRATDTLSGLGPPPLRDGDRLPLGPEPGPPPPVDFTVPPPPVDELRLTLRLGPRHDWFTPTALDRLLRTPYVVSPVGDRIGARLVGAPLPRAVAGELPSEGIVLGAVQVPADGQPLVFLADHPTTGGYPVVGVVDDVTPLAQARPGTTVRFHGPQR; encoded by the coding sequence GTGATCGAGATTCTCCGGGCCGGGGCCCTCACCACCGTCCAGGACCAGGGCCGACCCGGGTACGCGCACCTCGGCGTACCCCGGTCGGGGGCGCTCGACCCGGCGGCGCTGCGCCTGGCGAACCGGCTGGTCGGGAACCCGGAGCCCGCCGCCGGCCTGGAGATCACCCTGACCGGCTGCGAGCTGCGGTTGGGCCGGGCCGCCACGGTCGCGCTGACCGGAGCGCCGGCCGACCTCCGGGTGACCTGCCCGGCGCGCTGCCGCTGCCGCCTTCCCGCCATCCGATCGGGCCGCGACCCGGCCGACCAGCCCGGCCCCGCCCACCGCCTGGGCAGGCCGCCCGCCGACCGGGCGGTGGACGTCGGGCGTCCGCTGTCACTGCCGGCCTCGACCGTGCTGCGGATCGGTCCCGCCCGGCACGGACTGCGCAGCTACCTGGCCGTCTCCGGGGGGATCGCCGTCGAAACGGTGCTCGGCAGCCGGGCCACCGACACCCTCTCCGGGCTCGGCCCGCCCCCGCTACGCGACGGCGACCGGCTGCCGCTGGGCCCGGAGCCCGGCCCACCGCCGCCCGTCGACTTCACCGTGCCGCCGCCGCCCGTCGACGAGCTGCGGTTGACGCTGCGCCTCGGCCCCCGGCACGACTGGTTCACCCCGACCGCGCTGGACCGGCTGCTGCGTACCCCGTACGTGGTCAGTCCGGTGGGTGACCGGATCGGCGCGCGACTGGTCGGCGCGCCGCTGCCCCGTGCGGTGGCCGGGGAACTGCCCAGCGAGGGGATCGTGCTCGGGGCGGTGCAGGTGCCCGCCGACGGGCAGCCGCTGGTCTTCCTCGCCGACCACCCGACCACCGGCGGCTACCCGGTCGTCGGGGTGGTGGACGACGTGACCCCGCTCGCGCAGGCCCGTCCGGGTACTACCGTCAGGTTCCATGGACCTCAACGCTGA
- a CDS encoding PP2C family protein-serine/threonine phosphatase, with the protein MLSGVNMHLLQRLRSPLSPGSRAGLGAALVLLVFLSALEMADGDGAHYLALMAAAPVLAAGFASWRVVLAVGLAATVLAAVFAFYAPRTQLVTMANIAAIVLVTALVTAVAGVRQRQAQQIAELSRLASVAQQAVLRPIGPQVGTLAVAARYISSTATAEIGGDLYEAIDTPYGVRMIIGDVRGKGLDAVRLASIVLGSYRHVAHERTDLRAVVSDLDRAVARSVGDEDFVTAAVVEERGGTLTIVNCGHPPPLLLRRGLVIPLEPPAPAPPLGFMPVVQPRVERLEPGDRLLLFTDGLGEARRDGEFFPTADRAWRLLGHGTVADGLASLEAALVEWVYGRLDDDIALVLMEYAGSTGAPAAAVPSWEVGATES; encoded by the coding sequence ATGCTGTCGGGCGTAAACATGCATCTCCTCCAGCGGTTGCGCAGCCCGCTGAGCCCCGGATCCCGCGCCGGCCTCGGCGCGGCCCTCGTCCTGCTCGTGTTCCTGTCCGCGCTGGAGATGGCCGACGGCGACGGCGCCCACTACCTCGCGTTGATGGCCGCCGCGCCGGTGCTCGCGGCGGGCTTCGCGAGCTGGCGGGTGGTGCTCGCGGTGGGGCTGGCGGCCACCGTGCTGGCCGCGGTCTTCGCGTTCTACGCGCCGAGGACACAGTTGGTCACCATGGCCAACATCGCGGCGATCGTGCTGGTCACCGCGCTGGTGACGGCGGTCGCCGGGGTGCGGCAGCGGCAGGCCCAGCAGATCGCCGAGTTGTCCCGGCTGGCCTCGGTGGCCCAGCAGGCGGTGTTGCGCCCGATCGGCCCGCAGGTCGGGACGCTCGCGGTGGCGGCGCGCTACATCTCCTCCACCGCGACCGCCGAGATCGGCGGTGACCTGTACGAGGCGATCGACACCCCGTACGGCGTGCGCATGATCATCGGGGACGTGCGCGGCAAGGGTCTGGACGCGGTCCGGTTGGCCAGCATCGTCCTCGGCTCGTACCGGCACGTGGCGCACGAGCGCACCGACCTGCGGGCGGTGGTGTCCGACCTGGACCGGGCGGTGGCCCGCAGCGTCGGCGACGAGGATTTCGTCACCGCGGCGGTGGTGGAGGAGCGCGGCGGCACCCTGACCATCGTCAACTGTGGTCACCCGCCGCCGCTGCTGCTGCGCCGTGGCCTGGTGATCCCGCTGGAGCCGCCGGCCCCGGCCCCGCCGCTGGGCTTCATGCCGGTGGTGCAGCCCCGGGTCGAGCGGCTGGAGCCGGGCGACCGGCTGCTGCTGTTCACCGACGGCCTCGGCGAGGCGCGCCGGGACGGCGAGTTCTTCCCCACCGCCGACCGGGCCTGGCGGCTGCTCGGGCACGGCACGGTCGCCGACGGGCTGGCCTCCCTGGAGGCCGCCCTGGTCGAGTGGGTGTACGGGCGGCTCGACGACGACATCGCCCTGGTGCTGATGGAGTACGCCGGCTCCACCGGCGCGCCGGCCGCGGCGGTGCCGAGCTGGGAGGTGGGCGCCACCGAGAGCTGA
- a CDS encoding DUF6458 family protein — protein sequence MGIGSGIFLIAIGAILTFAVRANVWWVDLRAVGWVFILAGLAVLLTTLWFWQDRRKRARTLIVEENRLSHPTAMMPPPPDPPPPTAPPS from the coding sequence ATGGGCATTGGTAGCGGGATCTTTCTCATCGCGATCGGCGCGATCCTGACCTTCGCCGTCCGGGCGAACGTCTGGTGGGTCGACCTGCGTGCCGTCGGCTGGGTGTTCATCCTCGCCGGGCTGGCCGTGCTGCTCACCACGCTGTGGTTCTGGCAGGACCGGCGCAAACGGGCCCGGACGCTCATCGTGGAGGAGAACCGGCTCTCCCATCCGACCGCGATGATGCCCCCGCCCCCCGACCCGCCCCCGCCCACCGCCCCGCCCTCCTGA
- a CDS encoding cellulose binding domain-containing protein — translation MRKSLTAVLAGVVAAAAVGVGMAYAGVASAAAGCRVDYVVGSEWAGGFNAEVTITNLGDPVDGWTLGFTFPAAGQRLAHTWSATWDQSGQQVSATNLPWNATLGTNRSTVIGFVGAWSGSNPAPTTFTLNGRPCTGAILPTPTPTRTTPPPVADWPPQVAFLSPAAGAVYTAPVTIPLAATATVGGGVSITSVSFRVDGVTVAQGVPAGSNRYEAQWTPPTGDPGTSTTYVVSVSAGTSQSLSGSAPPIRITVVTPPTSGGNHPPAVSLSTTSGSSYFLEPTIVTLVADATDADPGDGVDRAELYSGATRIATSATGSGQRYQFQVDLAAATSYTFTVRVYDSHGGIGISNPLNFTVR, via the coding sequence ATGAGGAAGTCGCTGACGGCCGTGCTGGCCGGCGTCGTCGCCGCGGCCGCGGTGGGCGTCGGGATGGCGTACGCCGGCGTGGCGAGCGCGGCGGCCGGGTGCCGGGTGGACTACGTGGTCGGCAGCGAGTGGGCCGGCGGCTTCAACGCCGAGGTCACGATCACCAACCTGGGCGACCCGGTAGACGGATGGACCCTCGGTTTCACGTTCCCCGCCGCCGGGCAGCGGCTCGCGCACACCTGGAGCGCCACCTGGGACCAGTCGGGCCAGCAGGTCAGCGCCACCAACCTGCCCTGGAACGCGACCCTGGGCACCAACCGGTCCACGGTCATCGGCTTCGTCGGCGCCTGGTCGGGCAGCAACCCCGCGCCGACGACGTTCACGCTCAACGGCAGGCCGTGCACCGGCGCGATCCTGCCCACCCCGACGCCGACCCGGACCACCCCGCCGCCGGTCGCCGACTGGCCGCCGCAGGTCGCCTTCCTCAGCCCGGCCGCCGGAGCGGTGTACACCGCTCCCGTCACCATCCCGCTGGCGGCGACGGCGACCGTGGGCGGCGGCGTCAGCATCACCTCGGTGTCGTTCCGCGTGGACGGCGTCACGGTGGCCCAGGGAGTGCCGGCGGGCAGCAACCGGTACGAGGCGCAGTGGACCCCGCCGACAGGGGACCCCGGCACCAGCACGACCTACGTGGTGTCCGTCTCGGCCGGCACCAGCCAGTCGCTGAGCGGCAGCGCGCCGCCGATACGCATCACCGTGGTCACGCCGCCGACCTCGGGCGGCAACCACCCGCCGGCCGTGTCGCTGAGCACCACGTCCGGCAGCAGCTACTTCCTCGAACCGACCATCGTCACCCTGGTGGCCGACGCCACCGACGCCGACCCCGGGGACGGCGTTGACCGGGCGGAGCTGTACTCCGGCGCCACCCGGATCGCCACCTCGGCGACCGGCAGCGGGCAGCGCTACCAGTTCCAGGTGGACCTGGCCGCCGCCACCTCGTACACCTTCACCGTGCGGGTCTACGACTCCCACGGCGGCATCGGCATCTCGAACCCGCTGAACTTCACCGTGCGGTAG
- a CDS encoding hemolysin III family protein produces MSTSNPVRLRPADLGKPRMRGWLHTYAFFVAVVCGVVLCSIAATRPGWAPLLSCLIYSVTVCGLFGTSALYHRRVWTARGFQVMRRMDHSMIFVFIAGTYTPFCLLLLTDRAATVMLVLVWGGALGGVALKLVRPHAPRWVSAPLYLALGWAAVAIVPDVLRAGGVTALVLLVVGGAIYSVGAVCYALRRPNPWPTVFGHHEFFHACTLVAAVCHHVAIYFALFA; encoded by the coding sequence GTGAGCACCTCGAACCCGGTCCGGCTCAGGCCGGCCGACCTCGGAAAGCCGCGGATGCGCGGCTGGCTGCACACCTACGCGTTCTTCGTCGCCGTGGTCTGCGGCGTCGTCCTCTGCTCGATCGCGGCCACCCGGCCGGGCTGGGCGCCCCTGCTGAGCTGCTTGATCTACAGCGTGACCGTCTGCGGGCTGTTCGGCACCAGCGCGCTCTACCACCGCCGGGTGTGGACGGCCCGCGGCTTCCAGGTCATGCGCCGGATGGACCACTCGATGATCTTCGTGTTCATCGCCGGCACGTACACGCCGTTCTGCCTGTTGCTGCTGACCGACCGGGCGGCGACCGTCATGCTCGTGCTGGTGTGGGGTGGCGCGCTCGGCGGGGTCGCCCTGAAGCTGGTCCGCCCGCACGCGCCCCGGTGGGTCTCCGCCCCCCTCTACCTGGCCCTCGGCTGGGCCGCCGTGGCGATCGTGCCGGACGTCCTCCGGGCCGGCGGGGTCACCGCCCTGGTGCTGCTGGTCGTCGGCGGCGCGATCTACAGCGTCGGCGCGGTCTGCTACGCGCTGCGCCGGCCCAACCCGTGGCCGACGGTCTTCGGCCACCACGAGTTCTTCCACGCCTGCACGCTGGTGGCGGCGGTCTGCCACCACGTCGCCATCTACTTCGCCCTGTTCGCCTGA
- a CDS encoding allophanate hydrolase subunit 1 codes for MRIRPVGAHALLLDCAEAEAEAEASPGPARGGGKGRREAGWWVEVWRAELWRRREAGELDAVEIVPAATTVLLDGVADPAATAARIATWAPRPTAGQRSARAVEVPVRYDGEDLPAVAEHWQVDVPEVVRRLADTPFRVAFCGFAPGFGYLTGLPAGWAVPRLATPRPRVPAGSVALAGPYAGIYPTASPGGWLLVGRTDLPLFDVYADPPATLTPGARVRLVPA; via the coding sequence ATGCGGATCCGTCCCGTCGGCGCCCACGCCCTGCTGCTCGACTGCGCCGAAGCCGAAGCCGAAGCCGAAGCGTCGCCCGGGCCGGCACGGGGCGGGGGGAAGGGCCGGCGGGAGGCCGGGTGGTGGGTCGAGGTCTGGCGGGCCGAGCTGTGGCGACGTCGGGAGGCCGGCGAACTGGACGCCGTCGAGATCGTCCCGGCCGCCACGACCGTACTGCTCGACGGGGTCGCCGACCCGGCCGCCACCGCCGCCCGGATCGCCACCTGGGCCCCGCGGCCCACCGCCGGGCAGCGGTCCGCCCGCGCCGTCGAGGTGCCCGTCCGGTACGACGGGGAGGACCTGCCCGCCGTCGCCGAGCACTGGCAGGTCGACGTGCCCGAGGTGGTACGCCGACTGGCCGACACCCCGTTCCGGGTGGCTTTCTGCGGCTTCGCCCCCGGGTTCGGCTACCTGACCGGGCTGCCCGCCGGGTGGGCGGTGCCCCGTCTGGCCACGCCCCGACCCCGGGTGCCGGCCGGGTCCGTCGCGCTCGCCGGCCCGTACGCGGGGATCTATCCGACCGCCTCGCCCGGCGGCTGGCTGCTGGTCGGCCGGACCGACCTGCCCCTGTTCGACGTGTACGCCGACCCGCCGGCCACCCTCACCCCCGGCGCCCGGGTCCGGCTGGTGCCCGCGTGA
- a CDS encoding NHL domain-containing thioredoxin family protein — MSARVRAPELRGRAWLNTGGKQLTLADLRGRITILDFWTFCCVNCLHVLDELRPLEEKYGDVLVVVGVHSPKFEHEKDPDAVAAAVERYGVRHPVLDDPELDMWQQYAAKAWPTLVVVDPEGYVVATMAGEGHAEGLARLVDELIGVHEAKGTLRRGDGPYVPPPEAATTLRFPGKAVALGPGTAGGDDGSGHLLVSDSARHSLVELAPDGETVLRRIGAGARGNADGPPGTATFAEPQGLCLLPAHVAEVAGYDLVVADTVNHLLRGVRLDTGEVVTVAGTGRQWRSTVDDHAHDARSVDLSSPWDLAWYDDKVIVAMAGIHQLWWFDPVRRTAGRYAGTTVEALRDGPLAEAWLAQPSGLAVSTDGVRLWVADSETSAIRYVENGVLGTAVGQGLFDFGHVDGPADQALLQHPLGVCALPDGSVLVADTYNGAVRRFDPATGLVATVADGLAEPSDVVLTPAGDVLVVESAAHRLTRLAPGVLSAAGARTVDGPRHRAERPPTPVAPGALTLDVIFTPPPGQKLDETFGPSTRLVVSASPPELLLDGAGAGTDLSRRLVVDGDVPAGVLQVTAQAATCDVADEHGACHLTRQDWGVPVRVLADAPARLALVLRGLDA, encoded by the coding sequence ATGAGCGCACGCGTACGCGCCCCCGAACTGCGGGGGCGGGCCTGGCTGAACACCGGAGGAAAGCAGCTCACGCTGGCCGACCTCCGGGGCCGCATCACGATTCTCGATTTCTGGACCTTCTGCTGCGTCAACTGTCTGCACGTGCTGGACGAGCTGCGCCCGCTGGAGGAGAAGTACGGCGACGTGCTGGTCGTCGTCGGCGTGCACTCGCCGAAGTTCGAGCACGAGAAGGACCCGGACGCCGTGGCGGCGGCGGTCGAGCGGTACGGCGTGCGCCACCCCGTCCTGGACGACCCCGAGCTGGACATGTGGCAGCAGTACGCGGCGAAGGCGTGGCCGACCCTGGTTGTGGTCGACCCCGAGGGGTACGTGGTCGCCACGATGGCCGGCGAGGGGCACGCCGAGGGGCTGGCCCGGCTGGTCGACGAGCTGATCGGCGTACACGAGGCCAAGGGCACCCTGCGCCGGGGCGACGGGCCGTACGTGCCGCCGCCGGAGGCCGCGACGACCCTGCGCTTCCCCGGCAAGGCCGTGGCGCTCGGCCCCGGAACCGCCGGCGGGGACGACGGGAGCGGGCACCTGCTGGTCTCGGACTCGGCCCGGCACTCGCTGGTGGAGCTGGCCCCCGATGGCGAGACGGTCCTGCGGCGGATCGGCGCCGGGGCGCGCGGCAACGCCGACGGCCCGCCTGGCACCGCCACCTTCGCCGAGCCGCAGGGGCTCTGCCTGCTGCCCGCGCACGTCGCCGAGGTCGCCGGGTACGACCTGGTCGTCGCGGACACCGTCAACCACCTGCTGCGCGGGGTACGGCTGGACACCGGTGAGGTCGTCACCGTCGCCGGCACCGGCCGGCAGTGGCGTTCCACGGTCGACGACCACGCGCACGACGCCCGCTCGGTCGACCTCTCCTCCCCCTGGGACCTCGCCTGGTACGACGACAAGGTGATCGTGGCGATGGCCGGCATCCACCAGCTCTGGTGGTTCGACCCGGTCAGGCGGACCGCCGGCAGGTACGCCGGCACCACCGTCGAGGCGCTGCGGGACGGCCCGCTGGCCGAGGCGTGGCTGGCCCAGCCGTCCGGGCTCGCCGTCTCCACCGACGGGGTACGGCTGTGGGTCGCCGACAGCGAGACCAGCGCGATCCGGTACGTGGAGAACGGCGTCCTGGGCACCGCCGTGGGGCAGGGGCTGTTCGACTTCGGGCACGTGGACGGGCCGGCCGACCAGGCGTTGCTCCAGCACCCGTTGGGTGTCTGCGCGCTGCCCGACGGGTCGGTGCTGGTCGCCGACACGTACAACGGCGCGGTGCGCCGCTTCGATCCGGCGACCGGGCTGGTGGCGACGGTCGCCGACGGGCTCGCCGAGCCGAGTGACGTGGTGCTCACCCCGGCCGGGGACGTGCTGGTGGTCGAGTCGGCCGCGCACCGGTTGACCCGGCTCGCCCCGGGCGTGCTCTCCGCCGCCGGGGCGAGGACCGTCGACGGGCCCCGGCACCGCGCCGAGCGTCCGCCCACGCCTGTCGCTCCCGGTGCGCTGACCCTGGACGTGATCTTCACGCCGCCGCCCGGGCAGAAGCTGGACGAGACGTTCGGCCCGTCCACCCGGCTGGTCGTCTCGGCGTCCCCGCCGGAGCTGCTGCTCGACGGGGCCGGCGCCGGCACCGACCTGTCCCGCCGCCTGGTGGTCGACGGTGACGTGCCGGCCGGGGTGCTCCAGGTGACCGCCCAGGCGGCCACCTGCGACGTCGCCGACGAGCACGGCGCGTGCCACCTGACCCGGCAGGACTGGGGGGTGCCGGTCCGGGTGCTCGCCGACGCCCCGGCCCGCCTCGCGCTGGTGCTGCGCGGCCTGGACGCCTGA
- a CDS encoding histidine phosphatase family protein has translation MTDSNPTERTLVLLRHGKAVPPDGVVDRDRPLTERGRADAVAAGAWLARHHLLPDVVICSPARRTRETWHAAASGLTGTSTEGAPGGPAPRIRYESSAYAAETADLLALLRSVEPTAGTVLLVGHNPAVSLLSIALDDGGADRDGLPTGGVVVHRVTGPWSALGGAPAAVTAQGRAPY, from the coding sequence ATGACGGACAGCAACCCCACCGAACGCACGTTGGTGCTGCTGAGGCACGGCAAAGCCGTCCCGCCCGACGGGGTCGTCGACCGGGACCGCCCACTGACCGAACGCGGGCGGGCCGACGCCGTCGCGGCCGGCGCGTGGTTGGCCCGCCACCACCTCCTGCCCGACGTGGTGATCTGCTCACCGGCCCGGCGCACCCGGGAGACGTGGCACGCGGCGGCGTCCGGCCTGACCGGCACGTCGACGGAGGGCGCGCCGGGCGGTCCGGCGCCCCGGATCCGCTACGAGTCGTCCGCGTACGCGGCGGAGACGGCGGACCTGCTGGCGCTGCTGCGGTCCGTGGAGCCGACCGCCGGCACGGTGCTGCTGGTGGGGCACAATCCGGCCGTCTCGCTGCTGTCGATCGCCCTCGACGACGGCGGGGCGGACCGGGACGGCCTGCCCACCGGTGGCGTCGTCGTGCACCGCGTGACGGGCCCGTGGTCCGCCCTCGGCGGCGCCCCCGCCGCCGTCACGGCACAGGGCAGGGCGCCCTACTGA
- a CDS encoding acyl-CoA dehydrogenase, translated as MTHYKSNLRDLEFNLFEVFGADRTFGQEPYSELDTDTARSFLAEVDRLAREDLAASYTDSDRNPPVFDPATHTAPLPESFKKSYQAFMDSEFWRLDLPPALGGSSAPRTLWWSLAELVLGANAPIWMYASGPSFAHVLQVEGTEQQQKWAKLFIDQQWGSTMVLTEPDAGSDVGAGRARAVPQPDGSWHIEGVKRFITSGEHDLSDNIVHYVLARPVGVDGVGGPGTKGLSLFVVPKYHFDENTGELGERNGVYATNVEHKMGLKVSNTCEVTFGEHGVPAKGWLLGEKHDGIRQMFMIIEYARMMVGTKAIATLSTGYLNALEYAKNRVQGADLLQMTDKSAPRVTITHHPDVRRSLMLQKSYAEGLRALVCYTASWQDQVAIAEAGGDERATNLAKRVNDLLLPLVKGVGSERAYELLGHESLQTYGGSGFLQDYPVEQYVRDSKIDTLYEGTTAIQSLDLFFRKIVRDNGKALLTVSAEIQEFITSEGGNGRLKEERLALGRALAEIQTILGTMTGWLGEAQAGDHRAVYKVGLSSRRFLLAVGDLVVGWLLQRQADVALRALAGEVSGTDRAFYTGKVAAAQFFAREVLPRIGADRRIIESTTLDLMDLPEEAF; from the coding sequence ATGACCCACTACAAGAGCAACCTGCGGGACCTGGAGTTCAACCTCTTCGAGGTCTTCGGGGCGGATCGGACGTTCGGCCAGGAGCCGTACTCCGAACTCGACACCGACACCGCGCGCAGCTTCCTCGCCGAGGTCGACCGGCTCGCCCGCGAGGACCTGGCCGCCAGCTACACCGACAGTGACCGCAACCCGCCGGTCTTCGACCCGGCCACCCACACCGCCCCGCTGCCCGAGTCGTTCAAGAAGTCGTACCAGGCGTTCATGGACTCCGAATTCTGGCGGCTCGACCTGCCCCCGGCGCTCGGCGGCAGCAGCGCCCCCCGGACCCTCTGGTGGTCCCTCGCTGAGCTGGTCCTCGGGGCCAACGCCCCGATCTGGATGTACGCCTCCGGCCCGTCCTTCGCGCACGTCCTCCAGGTCGAGGGCACCGAGCAGCAGCAGAAGTGGGCCAAGCTCTTCATCGACCAGCAGTGGGGCTCCACGATGGTGCTCACCGAGCCGGACGCCGGCTCGGACGTGGGCGCCGGCCGGGCCCGCGCCGTCCCCCAGCCGGACGGCTCGTGGCACATCGAGGGCGTGAAGCGCTTCATCACCTCCGGTGAACACGACCTCAGCGACAACATCGTGCACTACGTGCTCGCCCGTCCGGTCGGCGTCGACGGCGTCGGCGGCCCCGGCACCAAGGGGCTCTCCCTCTTCGTCGTGCCGAAGTACCACTTCGACGAGAACACCGGCGAGCTGGGCGAGCGCAACGGCGTCTACGCCACCAACGTCGAGCACAAGATGGGCCTGAAGGTCTCCAACACCTGCGAGGTGACCTTCGGCGAGCACGGCGTGCCGGCCAAGGGCTGGCTGCTGGGCGAGAAGCACGACGGCATCCGGCAGATGTTCATGATCATCGAGTACGCCCGGATGATGGTCGGCACCAAGGCGATCGCCACCCTCTCCACCGGCTACCTCAACGCCCTGGAGTACGCGAAGAACCGCGTACAGGGCGCCGACCTGCTCCAGATGACCGACAAGAGCGCCCCCCGGGTCACCATCACCCACCACCCGGACGTCCGCCGGTCGCTGATGCTCCAGAAGTCGTACGCCGAGGGCCTGCGCGCCCTGGTCTGCTACACCGCCTCCTGGCAGGACCAGGTCGCCATCGCCGAGGCCGGCGGCGACGAGCGGGCCACCAACCTGGCCAAGCGGGTCAACGACCTGCTGCTGCCGCTGGTCAAGGGCGTCGGCTCGGAGCGGGCGTACGAGCTGCTCGGCCACGAGTCGCTACAGACCTACGGCGGCTCCGGCTTCCTCCAGGACTACCCCGTCGAGCAGTACGTCCGGGACTCGAAGATCGACACCCTGTACGAGGGCACCACCGCCATCCAGAGCCTCGACCTCTTCTTCCGGAAGATCGTCCGGGACAACGGCAAGGCGCTGCTGACGGTTTCCGCCGAGATCCAGGAGTTCATCACCTCCGAGGGCGGCAACGGCCGACTCAAGGAGGAACGGCTCGCCCTCGGCAGGGCGCTCGCCGAGATCCAGACGATCCTCGGCACCATGACGGGCTGGCTCGGCGAGGCTCAGGCCGGCGACCACCGGGCCGTCTACAAGGTCGGGCTGAGCAGCCGGCGCTTCCTGCTGGCCGTAGGTGACCTGGTGGTCGGCTGGCTGCTCCAGCGGCAGGCGGACGTGGCCCTGCGCGCCCTCGCCGGCGAGGTGTCCGGCACCGACCGGGCGTTCTACACCGGAAAGGTGGCCGCCGCGCAGTTCTTCGCCCGCGAGGTGCTGCCCCGCATCGGCGCCGACCGCCGCATCATCGAGTCCACCACCCTCGACCTCATGGACCTCCCCGAAGAAGCCTTCTGA
- a CDS encoding DUF6458 family protein, translating into MGIGSSIFLIALGAILAFAVEADLGWLSLDIVGWVLMLAGLVGLIMTAYFWKSRRRTAVVTAPQDRVVRERVVPVQDDRVVQEYREVRRPGHQV; encoded by the coding sequence ATGGGCATCGGCAGCAGTATCTTCCTCATCGCGCTGGGCGCGATCCTCGCGTTCGCGGTCGAGGCGGACCTGGGTTGGCTCAGCCTCGACATCGTCGGTTGGGTGCTGATGCTCGCCGGCCTGGTGGGTCTGATCATGACGGCGTACTTCTGGAAAAGCCGTCGCCGGACGGCGGTGGTGACCGCGCCGCAGGACCGGGTCGTGCGGGAGCGGGTCGTGCCCGTCCAGGACGACCGGGTGGTCCAGGAGTACCGCGAGGTGCGTCGCCCGGGTCACCAGGTCTGA
- a CDS encoding 5-oxoprolinase subunit PxpA → MDLNADLGEGFGIWRLGDDEALLDLITSANVACGFHGGDPSTMRRVCAAATERGVAVGAQVGYRDLAGFGRRHIAYAFEELRDEITYQLGALNAFCRPYRAQVRFLKPHGALYHAAATDETQAAAVVAAVSDYDHDLPVLCPAGSVLAQLATGAGLRVVAEGFADRNYQPNGALVPRSAPNALVTDPHEIAARAVRFATDGTVQAVDGSAVACPVESICLHGDTPGAVRAAELVRAALIDAGVPLAPFAV, encoded by the coding sequence ATGGACCTCAACGCTGATCTCGGGGAGGGATTCGGCATCTGGCGGCTCGGCGACGACGAGGCGCTGCTGGACCTGATCACCTCCGCCAACGTCGCCTGCGGCTTCCACGGCGGCGACCCGTCCACCATGCGGCGGGTCTGCGCCGCGGCCACCGAACGGGGTGTCGCCGTGGGCGCGCAGGTCGGCTACCGGGACCTCGCCGGTTTCGGCCGCCGGCACATCGCGTACGCGTTCGAGGAGCTGCGCGACGAGATCACCTACCAGCTCGGCGCGTTGAACGCGTTCTGCCGGCCGTACCGCGCCCAGGTGCGTTTCCTGAAGCCGCACGGCGCGCTCTACCACGCGGCGGCGACCGACGAGACGCAGGCCGCCGCCGTGGTGGCGGCGGTCAGCGACTACGACCACGATCTGCCGGTGCTCTGCCCGGCCGGCTCGGTGCTCGCCCAACTCGCCACCGGGGCCGGGCTGCGGGTGGTCGCCGAAGGCTTCGCCGACCGCAACTACCAGCCGAACGGGGCCCTGGTGCCCCGCTCCGCCCCGAACGCCCTGGTCACCGACCCGCACGAGATCGCCGCCCGCGCCGTGCGGTTCGCCACCGACGGGACCGTCCAGGCCGTCGACGGAAGCGCCGTCGCCTGCCCGGTCGAGTCGATCTGCCTGCACGGCGACACCCCGGGGGCGGTACGCGCGGCGGAGCTGGTGCGCGCCGCCCTCATCGACGCCGGGGTGCCGCTCGCCCCGTTCGCGGTGTGA